The following proteins come from a genomic window of Thiothrix winogradskyi:
- a CDS encoding PilN domain-containing protein — MAGLNLLPWREKAREEKKKQFFSLVGGSAALAAAAVFGAHQYMQYAIEHQEQRNQYLSTQIAELDKQIKEIEQLDATRQALLDRMQVIEDLQSTRPAIVHLFDEMVNALPKGMYLLYLKQDGTKVQLEGKAESYARVSSYMNRLDASPWLSSSNLNVISTKKEGDNEELVLRDFKLDVTQLLRQTQDDAANTPPDTKKPEKKQEGGK, encoded by the coding sequence ATGGCGGGTCTAAATCTCCTTCCTTGGCGTGAAAAAGCCCGTGAGGAAAAGAAAAAGCAGTTTTTCTCCCTCGTCGGCGGTAGTGCCGCGTTAGCTGCTGCTGCGGTGTTTGGTGCACACCAATACATGCAATACGCTATCGAACACCAAGAACAGCGCAACCAGTATTTAAGCACGCAAATTGCCGAACTGGATAAGCAAATCAAAGAAATTGAACAACTCGATGCCACGCGCCAAGCCTTGCTGGACAGGATGCAAGTGATCGAAGATTTGCAAAGCACCCGCCCGGCCATCGTGCACTTGTTTGATGAAATGGTGAATGCACTTCCCAAAGGCATGTACCTGCTTTACCTGAAACAAGATGGAACCAAGGTACAACTCGAAGGCAAAGCCGAATCCTACGCACGGGTTTCCAGTTACATGAATCGTCTGGATGCCTCACCTTGGCTGAGTTCATCCAACTTAAATGTCATTTCCACCAAAAAAGAAGGCGACAATGAGGAATTGGTACTCAGGGATTTCAAACTGGATGTGACCCAATTGCTGCGTCAAACCCAAGACGATGCTGCCAACACACCTCCCGATACCAAAAAACCGGAGAAAAAACAGGAGGGTGGTAAATGA
- a CDS encoding pilus assembly protein PilM yields the protein MFSIYPRKESLLGLDISSSAIKLVEMTRKGRDYRIESYAVAPLPEGVANEKDIVEPEPVGEAIRKALRDSRSKLKHCALAIPTSMAISKIIPMPASIPQAELEAQMSMEAEQHIPYPMNEVNYDFEILGPSANSPETVDVLLAATRSENVEVRVAAAEMAGLTVDIVDTETHALEKVLRHLTNELDQNDSLAIVDFGATMTGISVFERSRLTFSREQAFGGRQLTEEIMHRYGLTWQEAGLAKKEGNLPENYVSEVLEPFKDNMVRQLHRFLQFYYASSQKDSVSQILICGGCARIPGVDEQIQSTIGIPVRVINPFTRVALGSRVSPVRFTNDMQALLIAAGLSLRGLE from the coding sequence GTGTTTTCAATATATCCCCGTAAAGAAAGCTTACTCGGTCTGGACATTAGCTCTTCCGCCATCAAACTGGTGGAAATGACCCGCAAGGGACGCGACTACCGGATTGAAAGTTACGCCGTTGCCCCGCTACCGGAGGGCGTTGCCAATGAAAAAGACATTGTGGAACCGGAACCGGTGGGCGAAGCCATCCGTAAAGCCTTGCGGGATAGCCGCTCCAAGCTAAAACATTGTGCCTTGGCGATTCCGACGTCGATGGCCATTAGCAAAATTATTCCCATGCCCGCCTCCATCCCTCAAGCAGAGCTGGAAGCACAAATGTCGATGGAAGCCGAGCAACACATCCCCTACCCCATGAACGAGGTCAATTACGACTTTGAAATTCTAGGACCGTCCGCCAACTCACCGGAAACCGTGGATGTGTTACTGGCTGCCACCCGCTCAGAAAACGTCGAAGTCCGGGTAGCCGCTGCCGAAATGGCTGGCTTAACCGTGGATATTGTCGATACCGAAACCCATGCACTGGAAAAAGTCCTGCGCCATCTGACCAATGAATTGGATCAAAACGATTCGCTGGCAATCGTCGACTTTGGCGCGACCATGACCGGCATTAGCGTGTTCGAGCGCAGCCGCCTCACGTTTTCCCGCGAACAAGCCTTCGGCGGTCGCCAACTCACCGAAGAAATCATGCACCGCTATGGGCTGACTTGGCAGGAAGCGGGCTTGGCCAAAAAAGAAGGCAATTTACCGGAAAACTATGTATCCGAAGTGCTAGAACCGTTTAAAGACAATATGGTGCGTCAACTGCACCGTTTCCTTCAGTTTTACTACGCCTCCAGCCAGAAAGACAGTGTGTCACAAATTCTGATTTGCGGCGGTTGCGCCCGTATCCCCGGCGTGGACGAACAAATTCAATCCACCATCGGCATTCCGGTCAGGGTCATTAATCCCTTCACGCGGGTTGCCTTGGGGTCGCGTGTCAGCCCGGTACGTTTCACCAATGACATGCAAGCCTTGCTGATTGCAGCAGGTCTATCACTGCGAGGGCTGGAATAA
- a CDS encoding type 4a pilus biogenesis protein PilO: protein MNLHELNNLADDPGSVSWSIKSLALGFIMIIILLLGYQLIIVDELEALANVESKEQQLRTDLETKQKRASQLPQYQAQMEEMQRSFSVLLRQLPSDTEIPGLILDISEKGLSNGLELELFEPQNEVHMEFYAEKPIKIIAKGSYRELATFVSDISGLSRIVTINNIDLKPEEKSGRLRLEATLKTYRYLEDGTEGDTPAKPNNKVASSTKGNKG from the coding sequence ATGAACCTGCATGAACTCAACAATCTGGCAGACGATCCCGGTAGCGTCTCTTGGTCAATCAAGTCACTGGCACTAGGGTTCATCATGATCATTATTTTGCTGTTGGGCTACCAACTCATTATTGTGGATGAATTGGAAGCACTCGCCAACGTCGAATCAAAAGAACAGCAATTGCGCACTGATCTGGAAACCAAGCAAAAACGTGCCAGCCAACTGCCGCAATACCAAGCCCAAATGGAGGAAATGCAACGTTCTTTCAGCGTATTGTTACGCCAATTACCGAGCGACACCGAGATTCCGGGATTAATTCTGGATATTTCCGAAAAAGGCTTATCCAACGGCTTGGAATTAGAACTCTTTGAGCCACAAAATGAAGTACACATGGAGTTTTACGCCGAAAAGCCCATCAAAATCATTGCAAAAGGCTCATACCGCGAACTCGCAACCTTCGTCAGCGATATTTCCGGGTTATCACGCATTGTGACCATTAACAATATCGACCTCAAACCCGAAGAAAAAAGTGGGCGCTTACGTTTGGAAGCGACCTTAAAAACTTACCGCTACTTGGAAGACGGTACCGAGGGTGACACCCCTGCCAAACCGAATAATAAGGTTGCCAGCAGTACCAAGGGGAATAAAGGATGA
- a CDS encoding pilus assembly protein PilP encodes MKIPAATPLVTSIKLLAGFSVVLSLTACNSDMSDLEQYVQSVKAKPAAPIDPIPEIKPYVRFIYPGHELNPFDAKILAPDTVADPGSAIMPDPNRVPEFLEGFPLDSLRMVGTLNQNGALWALIRIPDGAIHRARAGNYLGKNHGKINKVEETKVTVQEVVENGFGGFKERENAIALSDLKDVKK; translated from the coding sequence ATGAAAATACCAGCAGCCACCCCACTCGTCACCTCCATTAAATTATTGGCAGGTTTTAGCGTAGTATTATCACTAACGGCCTGTAATAGTGACATGAGTGATTTGGAACAATACGTACAAAGCGTTAAGGCGAAACCAGCCGCGCCTATTGACCCGATCCCTGAAATCAAACCCTATGTACGGTTCATTTACCCTGGACACGAACTGAATCCGTTTGATGCCAAAATTCTCGCACCTGATACTGTGGCAGACCCCGGCAGTGCCATTATGCCAGACCCGAATCGTGTGCCTGAATTTCTGGAAGGTTTTCCGCTGGACAGCCTACGCATGGTTGGCACGCTCAACCAGAATGGCGCATTGTGGGCACTTATCCGTATCCCGGATGGTGCCATTCACCGCGCTCGCGCAGGCAATTACCTCGGTAAAAATCATGGCAAGATCAACAAAGTTGAAGAAACCAAAGTGACGGTTCAGGAAGTGGTAGAAAATGGTTTTGGTGGTTTCAAAGAACGGGAAAATGCCATTGCCCTCTCTGACCTTAAAGATGTAAAAAAATAA
- the pilQ gene encoding type IV pilus secretin PilQ, whose protein sequence is MKTIKQSVALAILMACTPASSLVFAADKQLQNITAQAAGNKTEVQLQFSSPVQLPQGFLMENPSRLVFDFPATEVSPNTRSKAINLGQVQTIDAANNKGKARVVVHLNGLVNHTLESRGNTVVMLFDNNGKPQTSPNVQRSGKASADNFTPAPKATPVETQNIAPLPPTFVIPPQPQTTEKAPIPTQNKPLPLPELPVPAALPKDYAWYTPPDAAAPPAPATTPAPVKPEPAAPKPVVAPPVAAKPAPLATVATPAPQPVVAPVNNGSQLQGVDFRREPDGSGRVIINLPSADANVSDSKSGNTITVNLADVDVPANLQKRMDVMDFGTPVSSIDVAQRNDGARIRISSHEGFEHRTKRNGNEYTVYIDKLKVSAEEKLASEQKKKTFTGEKLSLNFQDIEVRAVLQLLADFTDKNIVVSDTVSGNITVRLKDVPWDQALDIVLESKNLAMRENGNVIWVAPAAELTAKEQQELQSIKAKQELEPLVTEYIAINFAKASELSALIEKSKGEDKQSLLSPRGKVSVDERTNTLLVQDTATQVKAIRDLVKALDVPVEQVLIESRIVIANDTFGKELGARFGVTPMWINQDSIGMGTGHLGAGTDKYWESATKALADPTGKSTVTIPGLSDRLSVNLPVTGAIGSYGFSILSKDFLVDLELSASQAESKSETISSPRVITSNQTKAIIEQGVEIPYLQASSSGAANVAFKKAVLSLEVTPQITPDEHISMDLKVNQDTVGQIYAGVPSINTREVQTKVLVENGQTVVLGGVHEEENLSGTTKVPVLGDVPVLGRLFRTDNNSNKNRELLIFVTPKIVDGKS, encoded by the coding sequence ATGAAAACAATAAAGCAAAGTGTTGCTTTGGCAATTCTCATGGCCTGCACCCCTGCCAGCAGCTTGGTTTTTGCAGCCGACAAGCAACTGCAAAATATCACGGCACAAGCAGCGGGTAATAAAACGGAAGTCCAATTGCAATTCAGCTCCCCAGTGCAATTGCCCCAAGGTTTTCTCATGGAAAACCCTTCTCGGCTAGTCTTTGACTTTCCCGCTACCGAAGTTTCGCCCAATACCCGCAGCAAAGCGATTAACTTAGGTCAAGTGCAAACCATTGATGCTGCCAATAATAAAGGCAAGGCACGGGTAGTGGTACACCTTAACGGCTTGGTTAACCACACTCTAGAATCCCGTGGCAACACCGTTGTCATGTTGTTTGACAATAATGGCAAACCACAAACGTCACCCAATGTCCAACGCAGCGGCAAAGCAAGCGCTGATAATTTTACGCCTGCACCAAAAGCCACCCCTGTAGAGACGCAAAATATTGCGCCTCTACCCCCCACGTTTGTGATCCCACCACAACCACAAACGACAGAAAAAGCACCTATACCGACGCAAAACAAACCCTTGCCGTTACCGGAATTACCCGTTCCGGCAGCATTACCCAAGGATTACGCTTGGTATACGCCACCTGATGCTGCTGCGCCACCAGCACCGGCTACTACACCCGCACCTGTTAAGCCAGAACCCGCTGCCCCTAAACCGGTAGTTGCCCCACCGGTTGCGGCAAAACCTGCGCCGTTAGCAACGGTTGCTACGCCAGCACCGCAACCCGTCGTCGCCCCCGTAAACAATGGTTCGCAATTACAAGGTGTCGATTTCCGCCGTGAACCGGATGGCAGCGGGCGTGTGATCATTAATCTGCCATCAGCCGATGCTAATGTTAGCGATAGCAAAAGTGGTAACACCATTACCGTCAATTTGGCGGATGTGGATGTACCTGCCAATTTGCAAAAACGCATGGATGTCATGGATTTCGGCACGCCCGTCAGCAGCATTGACGTAGCACAACGCAATGACGGCGCACGGATCCGCATTTCCAGCCATGAAGGTTTTGAGCACCGCACCAAGCGCAACGGCAACGAATACACCGTTTACATCGACAAACTCAAAGTCTCAGCAGAAGAAAAACTCGCCAGCGAACAGAAAAAGAAAACCTTTACCGGCGAAAAACTCTCGCTCAACTTCCAAGACATCGAAGTACGGGCGGTGCTGCAATTGCTGGCCGATTTCACCGACAAAAATATCGTCGTTAGTGATACCGTAAGCGGCAATATTACCGTGCGCCTCAAAGACGTACCGTGGGATCAAGCCCTCGACATCGTGCTCGAATCCAAAAACTTGGCGATGCGTGAAAATGGCAACGTCATCTGGGTCGCGCCTGCTGCCGAATTGACCGCAAAGGAACAGCAAGAACTGCAATCCATCAAAGCCAAGCAAGAACTGGAACCCTTGGTAACAGAATACATTGCCATCAACTTTGCCAAAGCCAGCGAACTATCGGCATTGATTGAAAAGTCCAAAGGCGAAGACAAACAATCCCTGCTCTCCCCACGCGGCAAGGTATCGGTAGACGAACGCACCAATACCCTGCTGGTGCAAGACACGGCGACGCAAGTCAAAGCCATTCGCGATTTAGTGAAAGCACTGGACGTTCCGGTCGAACAAGTCCTAATCGAATCACGCATCGTCATTGCCAACGACACCTTCGGCAAAGAACTCGGTGCACGTTTCGGCGTCACGCCCATGTGGATCAATCAAGACAGCATCGGCATGGGAACCGGACATCTTGGCGCTGGCACTGACAAGTACTGGGAAAGTGCCACCAAAGCCCTTGCTGACCCAACGGGTAAAAGCACAGTCACTATTCCCGGTCTCAGTGACCGCCTCAGCGTCAACTTACCTGTCACTGGCGCAATTGGCAGTTACGGCTTCTCTATTTTGAGTAAAGACTTCTTGGTCGATCTCGAACTCTCTGCCTCACAAGCCGAAAGCAAGAGCGAAACCATTTCCAGTCCACGGGTGATCACCTCCAACCAAACCAAGGCCATCATCGAACAAGGTGTGGAAATTCCTTACTTGCAAGCGTCTTCCAGCGGTGCTGCGAACGTGGCCTTCAAAAAAGCGGTGCTCAGTCTTGAAGTCACGCCACAAATCACCCCGGACGAACACATTTCAATGGATTTGAAAGTGAATCAGGACACAGTAGGACAAATCTACGCTGGCGTACCCAGCATCAACACCCGTGAAGTCCAGACCAAAGTATTAGTGGAAAATGGTCAAACGGTAGTACTTGGTGGCGTGCATGAGGAAGAAAACCTCAGTGGCACAACCAAAGTTCCAGTATTGGGTGATGTGCCGGTATTAGGCAGACTGTTCCGCACCGACAACAACAGCAACAAGAATCGTGAGCTACTGATCTTCGTTACCCCGAAAATTGTGGACGGTAAATCTTAA
- a CDS encoding glycosyltransferase family 2 protein, translating to MGFYFDKFEDRQPEPPLEYSAVTEGIWQFLAVIAMTLGAWYLWWRWTESLNPDALWYAIPLLVAETASYFGLGLFVFNLWKVKDYEQLPPPAKFDDVVRPEHADDRPIKVDVFFPTYNEEVELVRLSIIDAKKVTYPYPIELKIFVLDDGKRPAMRQVAEEEGVGYITRSSNIGFKAGNLRNAMEQTHGDFIVICDADTRPFPTILEHTLGYFRDPDVAWVQTPQWFFDLPEGKRLPDVWGNYLKAPGRWLGKGVEAIFGEIRVGEDPFVNEPKMFYDVIQRRRNWANASFCCGAGSIHRREAVMEAALKCYADTIEKQVGKQSKQLQKLMGGQALDSGLVQEMRHQVAGEEEFTPYRFHVSEDIYTSIVLHSDEDRHWKSVLHPTVESKMLSPQDLLSWTVQRFKYAGGTLDIVANDSPMTRKGMSLAQRLMYGATAWSYLGGIWNLIFLAAPLVYLFSGIAPVSAYTGDFFLHILPFLIAMELAFMVGTWGIAGYRSKASYLSFFPVNLRAIWTVLKGEQIKFPVTPKDRQEGNFFHLVLPQLAVIVLTLVGLVYATVQYFTLGNNDYSLGGILVNVFWGLNNIIALSGIVMAAFWQPDEDPHPQPLSREAVEGSKMATASP from the coding sequence ATGGGATTCTATTTCGACAAGTTTGAAGACCGTCAGCCGGAACCGCCGCTTGAATATTCGGCAGTGACGGAGGGCATCTGGCAATTCCTCGCGGTCATCGCCATGACCTTGGGTGCATGGTATTTGTGGTGGCGTTGGACAGAATCGCTTAACCCGGATGCCTTGTGGTACGCCATTCCGCTGCTGGTGGCAGAAACTGCCTCCTATTTCGGGCTGGGTTTGTTCGTGTTCAACCTGTGGAAGGTGAAAGACTACGAACAATTGCCGCCGCCTGCCAAATTCGATGATGTGGTGCGCCCGGAACACGCCGACGATCGCCCGATCAAGGTGGATGTGTTTTTCCCCACCTACAACGAAGAAGTGGAGTTGGTACGCCTGAGTATCATTGATGCAAAAAAAGTCACCTACCCCTACCCAATTGAGCTGAAAATCTTCGTGCTGGATGACGGCAAACGCCCCGCGATGCGTCAAGTTGCCGAAGAAGAAGGCGTGGGTTACATCACCCGCAGCAGCAATATCGGTTTCAAGGCAGGCAATTTGCGCAATGCGATGGAGCAAACTCACGGTGATTTCATCGTCATATGTGACGCAGACACGCGCCCGTTTCCGACGATACTCGAACACACGCTGGGCTATTTTCGTGACCCGGATGTGGCATGGGTGCAAACCCCGCAATGGTTCTTTGATTTGCCCGAAGGCAAACGCCTGCCGGATGTTTGGGGCAACTATTTAAAAGCGCCGGGGCGTTGGCTCGGTAAAGGTGTGGAAGCGATATTCGGCGAAATACGTGTCGGCGAAGACCCCTTCGTGAATGAGCCGAAAATGTTTTACGACGTGATTCAGCGTCGTCGCAACTGGGCGAATGCCTCATTCTGTTGCGGGGCTGGTTCGATCCACCGCCGTGAAGCCGTGATGGAAGCCGCCCTCAAATGCTACGCTGATACTATCGAAAAGCAGGTTGGCAAACAGTCCAAACAGTTGCAGAAACTGATGGGTGGGCAAGCACTCGACAGCGGTCTGGTGCAGGAAATGCGTCATCAGGTGGCAGGGGAAGAGGAGTTTACCCCGTACCGTTTCCACGTTTCCGAAGACATTTACACCTCCATTGTGTTGCATTCGGATGAAGACCGTCACTGGAAATCGGTGCTGCACCCGACCGTTGAATCCAAGATGCTTTCCCCGCAAGACTTGCTGAGCTGGACAGTGCAACGTTTTAAATACGCAGGCGGCACGCTGGATATTGTCGCGAATGACAGCCCCATGACCCGCAAGGGCATGAGCCTAGCGCAACGCCTGATGTACGGGGCAACCGCATGGTCATACCTCGGCGGTATCTGGAACTTGATCTTTTTGGCGGCACCGCTGGTTTACTTGTTTAGCGGTATTGCCCCGGTGAGTGCGTATACTGGCGACTTTTTCCTGCACATTTTACCGTTCCTGATTGCAATGGAACTGGCGTTTATGGTGGGGACGTGGGGAATTGCAGGCTACCGTTCCAAAGCCAGTTACCTGTCTTTCTTCCCAGTCAACTTGCGGGCAATCTGGACGGTGTTGAAGGGCGAGCAGATCAAATTCCCGGTGACACCCAAAGACCGACAGGAAGGTAATTTCTTCCATCTGGTACTGCCACAGCTTGCGGTGATTGTGCTGACTTTGGTGGGGCTGGTGTATGCCACGGTGCAGTATTTCACGCTTGGCAACAACGACTATTCACTGGGCGGGATTCTGGTCAATGTGTTCTGGGGGTTGAACAATATTATCGCGTTGAGCGGTATTGTGATGGCAGCGTTCTGGCAGCCGGATGAAGACCCTCACCCCCAGCCCCTCTCCCGCGAAGCGGTAGAGGGGAGCAAGATGGCAACAGCATCACCCTGA
- a CDS encoding shikimate kinase, with protein sequence MQNSIILVGLMGAGKSTIGRQLARKLNLTFYDSDKVIEERTGVSIPTIFELEGEAGFREREEQIIAELTAMPNILLATGGGSILRETNRQHIKTGGCVVYLKASADQLFQRIKHDRSRPLMQTDNPLQTLRNLLKTREPYYLEVADLVVPTGKQKVNVILRDIHNKLKQLQDVSHANAQP encoded by the coding sequence ATGCAAAACAGTATCATTCTGGTGGGATTGATGGGCGCGGGAAAATCCACCATAGGCCGACAACTTGCGCGAAAACTGAACCTAACCTTCTACGATTCCGACAAGGTGATCGAAGAGCGCACGGGTGTCAGCATTCCCACCATCTTTGAGCTTGAAGGAGAAGCTGGCTTTCGTGAGCGCGAAGAACAAATCATCGCCGAACTCACCGCTATGCCGAATATCTTACTTGCCACGGGCGGCGGCAGTATTTTGCGCGAAACCAACCGCCAACATATCAAAACTGGCGGCTGTGTCGTCTACTTGAAAGCCTCTGCCGACCAACTCTTTCAACGCATCAAACATGACCGCAGCCGCCCCTTGATGCAAACGGATAATCCCTTGCAAACCCTGCGCAACTTATTGAAAACCCGCGAACCGTATTATCTGGAAGTCGCTGATTTAGTCGTGCCGACTGGCAAACAAAAAGTGAACGTCATCCTGCGCGACATTCACAACAAACTCAAACAATTACAGGATGTATCCCATGCAAACGCTCAACCTTGA
- the aroB gene encoding 3-dehydroquinate synthase, producing MQTLNLDLGDRSYPIHIGQGLLQQTELVTPHIRGKSAVVVSNTTVAPLYLEATQRLLSGLKHSAVILPDGEEYKNLDVLNQIYTHLLEHKADRKTTLIALGGGVVGDMTGYAAASYQRGINFIQIPTTLLAMVDSSVGGKTGVNHPLGKNMIGAFHQPQCVLIDTDSLNTLADRELSAGIAEVVKYGLIRDPAFLQWLDANMDKLLARDPEALTYAIFRSCEHKAEVVAADERESGQRALLNLGHTFGHAIEAAMGYGNWLHGEAVATGMVMAAELSQQMGWLSTDDVAYTRHILQRAKLPVDPPAQMTGDDFTRYMSVDKKVLDGTLRLVLMKSLGESIVTAEFDPDALKRVLNRTL from the coding sequence ATGCAAACGCTCAACCTTGATCTTGGCGACCGCAGTTACCCGATTCACATTGGGCAGGGCTTGCTGCAACAGACCGAATTAGTCACCCCACACATTCGCGGCAAAAGTGCGGTCGTCGTGTCCAACACCACCGTTGCGCCACTGTATCTGGAAGCCACCCAGCGTTTACTGAGCGGCTTGAAACATTCTGCGGTGATTTTGCCTGACGGTGAAGAATACAAAAATCTCGACGTACTCAACCAGATTTACACCCACTTGCTGGAACACAAAGCTGACCGCAAAACCACCCTGATCGCACTCGGTGGCGGGGTAGTCGGTGATATGACGGGTTATGCGGCAGCGAGCTATCAACGCGGGATCAATTTCATCCAAATTCCCACCACCTTGCTGGCAATGGTCGATTCCTCAGTGGGTGGCAAAACCGGCGTGAATCATCCACTCGGCAAGAACATGATCGGTGCCTTCCACCAACCGCAATGCGTGCTGATCGACACCGATAGCCTGAATACGTTGGCAGACCGCGAACTGAGTGCCGGGATTGCGGAAGTGGTGAAATACGGTCTGATCCGTGATCCTGCCTTCCTGCAATGGCTGGATGCCAATATGGATAAGCTGCTGGCACGTGACCCGGAAGCATTGACCTATGCGATTTTCCGTTCCTGTGAACACAAAGCGGAAGTGGTAGCGGCAGATGAACGCGAATCCGGGCAACGCGCCTTGCTAAATCTGGGGCATACCTTTGGGCACGCAATTGAAGCGGCAATGGGTTACGGCAACTGGCTGCACGGCGAAGCAGTCGCCACTGGCATGGTGATGGCTGCGGAACTGTCGCAGCAAATGGGCTGGTTGTCGACCGATGACGTGGCTTACACCCGCCACATCCTGCAACGTGCCAAGCTTCCGGTAGACCCGCCAGCACAAATGACGGGCGACGACTTCACCCGTTATATGTCCGTGGATAAAAAAGTGCTGGATGGCACCTTGCGCCTCGTTTTGATGAAATCATTGGGCGAATCCATCGTAACGGCGGAATTTGATCCCGACGCCCTCAAGCGGGTGTTAAACCGAACCCTGTAG
- a CDS encoding DUF3131 domain-containing protein has product MSFKQNLVRARSHIIFLTGLVTAFGLVGWLEGISMGSANTPEAVIETSSGINIAPTRPLTAQEMEWAKTAWKYFQNNTVTETGLVNSVDKYNASTLWDTSSYLMAVIAAQRLGIIDQNEFDARIFRALDSLAKLPLFEGKLPNKSYNTISLQMVDYNNQPSEQGIGWSAIDIGRVLVPFNILAWHYPQHTQSVKQVITSWDTSPMLVAGTMYGAALDNKGKTEYPQEGRLGYEEYAAKSFNLMGADVSTALRYTDFLKFVEIEGISVATDSRDPLQYGAHNYVVSEPYILDGIEFGWDHLSQELAWRVYQAQEKRFASTGILTAVSEDNIDQAPYFVYNTVFTSGKPWNAITEKGEDASQFKTLSTKAAIGWHMLYETAYTQKLVEKAAILADPERGWYSGVYEVSGQPNKAITANTNGIVLEALAYKQTGQLMKLGK; this is encoded by the coding sequence ATGAGTTTCAAACAGAATCTGGTTCGCGCCCGCAGCCACATCATTTTTCTGACCGGGCTGGTCACGGCTTTCGGGTTGGTCGGCTGGCTGGAGGGTATCAGTATGGGGAGTGCTAATACGCCCGAAGCGGTCATTGAAACCAGTTCAGGTATCAATATTGCCCCAACTCGTCCGCTAACCGCGCAGGAAATGGAATGGGCAAAAACCGCTTGGAAGTATTTCCAGAACAATACCGTGACTGAAACCGGGTTGGTCAATTCCGTGGACAAGTACAATGCGTCCACCTTGTGGGATACCTCATCCTACCTGATGGCGGTGATTGCGGCACAACGGCTGGGGATCATTGATCAGAACGAATTCGATGCCCGTATTTTCAGGGCACTGGATTCGCTGGCAAAACTGCCCTTGTTTGAAGGCAAGTTGCCCAACAAATCCTACAACACCATTTCCCTGCAAATGGTGGATTACAACAACCAGCCCAGTGAACAGGGTATTGGTTGGTCAGCCATCGACATTGGGCGGGTGCTCGTGCCGTTTAATATATTGGCTTGGCATTACCCGCAACACACGCAATCGGTCAAACAAGTCATCACAAGCTGGGATACTTCGCCGATGCTGGTGGCGGGTACGATGTACGGGGCAGCGCTTGATAACAAAGGCAAAACCGAATACCCACAGGAGGGGCGTTTGGGCTATGAGGAATACGCTGCCAAATCCTTTAACCTGATGGGGGCGGATGTTTCCACCGCCTTGCGTTATACCGATTTTCTCAAGTTTGTGGAGATTGAAGGCATTTCAGTCGCCACCGATAGCCGTGACCCGCTGCAATACGGCGCACACAACTACGTGGTCAGTGAACCGTATATCCTCGATGGTATTGAATTTGGCTGGGATCACTTGTCGCAGGAACTGGCATGGCGGGTTTATCAAGCGCAAGAAAAACGGTTTGCCAGCACTGGCATCCTGACCGCTGTGTCGGAAGACAATATCGACCAAGCACCTTATTTCGTTTACAACACCGTGTTTACCAGTGGCAAGCCTTGGAATGCGATTACTGAAAAGGGTGAGGATGCCAGCCAGTTTAAAACGCTGAGTACCAAAGCTGCCATTGGTTGGCACATGTTGTACGAAACGGCTTACACTCAAAAATTGGTGGAAAAAGCTGCGATTCTGGCTGACCCAGAACGCGGTTGGTATTCCGGCGTGTACGAGGTGAGTGGTCAGCCAAATAAGGCAATTACTGCCAACACCAACGGCATTGTCTTGGAGGCGTTGGCGTATAAGCAGACCGGGCAATTGATGAAACTGGGAAAATAA